A window of Passer domesticus isolate bPasDom1 chromosome 18, bPasDom1.hap1, whole genome shotgun sequence contains these coding sequences:
- the ODF2 gene encoding outer dense fiber protein 2 isoform X4, whose translation MQSVLRLSDLSTDDDDPACCKINKYEKKIDSLMNMVGTLKKEVKMQQMEEQEEITKRLLEEQKEELNEVTQELVQTENENTRLRRNIERIKEEKDLTVLQKECLQQEKECLLSKLNEAERDGAAAARQIHALKNTIGRLNIEKHMSSTDINALTRQKELLLQKLSTFEETNRTLRELLAEHQSREKDAQKVMDRQAMLLKRLSDLDAENMQLQIRLQGKEKEVETLTLQIVAEKEQAKKAFELARSLESVKAHLQAQVRSRDAENNRLTSQLRNTEASENQTKGEMELLLEQLQDLRCKSECDKEALKKAVRAQKERAERNEEYVQKLTAQLAEKESAVAEAQCNLESWRNRCSKAMKEKDDLELEVVTLNSRVADLVEQLAKIQEQTRDENEALVDKVQQLTGENNALKKDNEKLKAALISMEDKLNQGQMELQHLQSSVRSYEGLIETYTAQAQMARKDADELAARLEKCEKENQRIKDEMSKEIDETREKFQSQISELEKLPEILKYTETQLAECHQQLMCYEKKNTDLCSMISDLRQLIDLQGDKMEMTRERYQSAQEEKKQLTLKVEELERKLESTSAQNIEFLQVIAKREESIHQCQLRLEEKSRECSSLARQLEMAIEDAKKQVEQARERAVSRERAAQSKVLDLETQLSRNKTDLNQLHRSKEDAERRYESRLQDLRDRLEQSESTNRSMQNYVQFLKSSYDNVFRESAFLGSPSHTRCLL comes from the exons ATGCAGTCAGTACTACGCCTCAGTGACCTCTCCACGGATGACGATGATCCCGCTTGCTGCAAAATTAACAAATATGAGAAGAAGATAGATAGCCTGATGAACATGGTGGGAACACTGAAGAAAGAG GTCAAGATGCAGCAaatggaggagcaggaggaaatcACAAAGCGTCTCCTGgaggagcagaaggaagaaCTGAATGAGGTGACACAAGAGCTGGTACAAACAGAGAATGAGAACACGCGGCTCCGGCGCAACATTGAGCGTATAAAGGAGGAGAAGGACCTGACTGT GCTGCAGAAGGAGTGCttgcagcaggagaaggagtgTTTGCTGTCCAAGCTGAATGAAGCCGAAAgagatggagcagcagctgccagacaGATCCATGCCCTGAAAAATACCATTGGGAGACTCAACATT GAGAAACACATGAGCAGCACAGATATAAATGCTCTTACAAGACAAAAAGAGCTTCTGCTCCAGAAGTTGAGCACCTTTGAAGAAACCAACCGGACACTCCGAGAACTTCTTGCAGAGCATCAGTCTCGGGAG AAAGATGCCCAGAAGGTAATGGATCGGCAAGCAATGCTGCTGAAAAGGCTGTCTGACTTGGATGCAGAGAACATG CAACTTCAAATCAGGcttcagggaaaagaaaaggaagtggAAACCCTCACACTTCAGATAGTGGCAGAAAAG GAACAAGCAAAGAAAGCATTTGAACTTGCCAGATCCTTGGAGTCTGTGAAAGCCCATTTACAAGCCCAGGTGCGGAGCAGAGATGCTGAGAACAACCGTCTGACCTCACAGCTGCGG AATACGGAGGCCAGTGAAAATCAGACTAAGGGAGAGATGGAGCTTCTTCTGGAGCAGCTGCAAGACCTGAGGTGCAAATCAGAGTGTGATAAGGAGGCCCTGAAGAAAGCGGTCCGTGCACAGAAAGAGCGGGCGGAGCGGAATGAGGAGTACGTGCAGAAACTGACTGCCCAGCTAGCAGAAAAG GAAAGCGCTGTTGCTGAGGCCCAGTGCAATCTCGAGTCCTGGAGGAATCGCTGCAGCAAAGCAATGAAGGAGAAGGATGACCTTGAACTGGAAGTCGTTACACTGAACAG CCGTGTTGCAGACCTGGTGGAACAACTGGCAAAGATCCAGGAACAGACACGGGACGAAAATGAAGCTTTGGTAGATAAAGTACAGCAACTGACTGGAGAGAACAATGCTTTAAAGAAAGACAATGAAAAACTAAAG gctGCTCTGATTTCAATGGAGGACAAGCTGAACCAAGGACAGATGGAATTGCAACATCTCCAGAGTTCTGTCAGGAGCTACGAAGGGTTGATTGAAACCTACACAGCACAG GCACAGATGGCCCGAAAGGATGCAGATGAGCTGGCAGCAAGACTGGAGAAGTGTGAAAAAGAGAACCAGAGAATAAAGGATGAAATGAGCAAGGAGATTGACGAG ACTCGTGAGAAGTTCCAGAGCCAGATTTCTGAACTGGAAAAGCTGCCTGAGATCCTAAAGTACACTGAGACCCAGCTGGCGGAGTGCCACCAACAGCTGATGTGTTATGAGAAGAAGAACACGGACCTGTGTTCCATGATTTCAGACCTCCGTCAGCTG ATTGACCTCCAGGGGGACAAAATGGAGATGACAAGAGAGAGATATCAGTCtgcccaagaggagaaaaagcaaCTCACCTTGAAGGTGGAGGAGCTAGAAAG AAAACTAGAGTCCACGAGTGCCCAGAACATAGAATTCCTTCAGGTCATAGCAAAACGTGAGGAGTCGATCCACCAGTGTCAGCTGCGGCTGGAGGAGAAGAGCCGCGAGTGCAGCTCCCTGGCACGCCAGCTGGAGATGGCCATTGAGGATGCCAAAAAACAA GTGGAACAAGCTCGAGAACGAGCAGTCTCCAGAGAGAGGGCAGCCCAGTCCAAGGTGTTGGATTTGGAGACCCAGCTGAGCAGGAATAAAACAGACCTGAACCAGTTGCATCGGAGCAAAGAGGAT gcagagcgcCGCTACGAAAGCCGCCTCCAGGACCTGCGGGACCGGCTGGAGCAGTCGGAGAGCACCAACCGCAGCATGCAGAACTACGTCCAGTTCCTCAAGTCTTCCTACGACAACGTTTTTAGGGAAAGTGCTTTTCTGGGCTCCCCCAGCCACACTCGCTGTCTTCTGTGA